From one Luteipulveratus mongoliensis genomic stretch:
- a CDS encoding quinone-dependent dihydroorotate dehydrogenase, producing MPTLTPRALDLGYRTVLRPALFRIGKGDAEEAHHATLRRVAQLGERPKVLAQLAKIMGTPDVPVTLAGITFPSRVGLAAGVDKDGVGVKAWGALGFGHVELGTVTARPQPGNPRPRLFRLVKSRGVINRMGFNNAGAAALAERLRDAGDPGIPVGVSIGKTKTTPVEDAVEDYLTSLRALDGLADYVAVNVSSPNTPGLRSLQDRAPLSELLAAITSEAADLGHRRMSRPVPIFVKVAPDLTDEALDEVLEVADESGVSGIIATNTTLGRDGLAHADLPLATEAGGLSGAPLTRRARYVVHRLASRGHLPVIGVGGVMTAADGRALIDAGAELVQVYTGFIYHGPALVAGLNRELSRAQER from the coding sequence GTGCCGACTCTGACACCCCGCGCGCTCGACCTGGGCTATCGCACCGTCCTGCGCCCCGCTCTCTTCCGGATCGGGAAGGGCGACGCCGAGGAAGCCCACCACGCGACACTGCGCCGCGTCGCGCAGCTCGGCGAACGCCCCAAGGTGCTGGCTCAGCTGGCCAAGATCATGGGTACGCCGGACGTTCCCGTCACGCTCGCCGGCATCACCTTCCCGAGTCGTGTCGGTCTCGCGGCCGGCGTCGACAAGGACGGTGTAGGCGTGAAGGCCTGGGGCGCCTTGGGATTCGGGCACGTCGAGCTGGGCACCGTCACGGCGAGACCGCAGCCTGGCAACCCGCGTCCCCGCCTGTTCCGCCTGGTCAAGAGCCGCGGGGTCATCAACCGGATGGGCTTCAACAACGCTGGAGCTGCGGCGCTGGCCGAGCGCCTGAGGGACGCCGGTGACCCCGGCATCCCCGTCGGTGTGAGCATCGGCAAGACCAAGACGACACCGGTCGAGGACGCGGTAGAGGACTACCTCACCAGCTTGCGCGCTCTCGATGGTCTGGCCGACTACGTCGCCGTCAACGTCTCCAGCCCCAACACGCCCGGCCTGCGCTCGTTGCAGGACCGCGCCCCGCTCAGTGAGCTGCTCGCTGCCATCACGTCCGAGGCTGCGGACCTCGGCCACCGGCGCATGTCGCGCCCCGTACCGATCTTCGTCAAGGTCGCGCCCGATCTGACCGATGAGGCACTGGACGAGGTCCTGGAAGTCGCCGACGAGTCCGGCGTCAGCGGCATCATCGCGACCAACACCACTCTCGGCCGCGACGGCTTGGCGCACGCGGACCTGCCGCTGGCGACCGAGGCCGGGGGACTGTCCGGTGCACCGCTCACCCGACGGGCGCGCTACGTCGTCCATCGACTGGCTTCGCGAGGCCACCTGCCCGTCATCGGGGTCGGTGGTGTGATGACCGCGGCCGACGGCCGCGCGCTGATCGATGCGGGCGCCGAGCTCGTGCAGGTCTACACCGGCTTCATCTATCACGGTCCGGCGCTCGTGGCCGGCCTCAACCGAGAGCTGTCCCGTGCCCAAGAACGCTGA
- a CDS encoding ribonuclease domain-containing protein: protein MPKNADLFKWIYRNWVAVIIGLLLLILVIVWGARSGSPDPMSTPSADNRTSATGTASTVPTSNLPTIAYDQLPPEAQRTLALIAKGGPYPYRQDGVTFQNRERGLPIQPRGYYKEFTVVTPGSKDRGARRVIKARDGTVFYTDDHYESFRRIKR from the coding sequence GTGCCCAAGAACGCTGATCTCTTCAAGTGGATCTACCGCAACTGGGTCGCGGTGATCATCGGCCTGCTGCTGCTGATCCTCGTGATCGTGTGGGGTGCGCGCAGCGGCTCGCCCGACCCGATGTCCACGCCCTCGGCAGACAACCGAACCTCCGCCACCGGCACAGCATCCACGGTCCCGACCAGCAACCTGCCGACGATCGCGTACGACCAGCTGCCCCCCGAGGCGCAGAGGACTCTCGCTCTCATCGCCAAGGGCGGGCCCTACCCCTACCGCCAGGACGGCGTCACCTTCCAGAACCGCGAACGAGGGCTCCCGATCCAGCCGCGTGGCTACTACAAGGAGTTCACCGTCGTCACACCCGGCTCCAAGGACCGCGGCGCGCGACGCGTCATCAAGGCGCGCGACGGCACCGTCTTCTACACCGATGACCACTACGAGTCCTTCCGGAGGATCAAGCGATGA
- a CDS encoding glycosyltransferase family 4 protein, which yields MRIAIVTESFLPTLNGVTTSVCRVLDCLRAAGHEALVVCPGPAPSSYQGFPVHTVMGVTLRQFRVGLPSYDLERVLKDFQPDVVHAASPFGLGARGLAAARNLRIPAVAIYQTDMPSYLKQHGGRAGGIVEKASWRWIRHLHTLADLTLVPSSQTLQELSDHGVPRTALWSRGVDTVMFDPDRRHEAEVSDLRDMLAPRGETIVGYVGRLAPEKEVHRLAEIADLPGVSLCIVGDGPSRASLERLLPRASFLGYRSGLPLAHAYAALDVFAHTGTKETFGQTLQEAMAAGLPVVAPAAGGPLDIVRPGVTGLLFDPDHGGALRQAVGGLVADATMRERMGSAGRAKVADRSWAGLVDELVAYYQSVIEPSWSPRTTTAA from the coding sequence GTGCGAATCGCCATCGTGACCGAGTCGTTCCTGCCGACGCTGAATGGTGTCACCACCAGCGTCTGCCGGGTACTGGACTGCTTGCGCGCCGCGGGGCACGAAGCCCTCGTGGTGTGCCCCGGGCCTGCGCCCTCGTCGTACCAAGGTTTCCCGGTCCACACGGTGATGGGCGTGACCCTGCGCCAGTTCCGGGTCGGGCTGCCGTCGTACGACCTCGAGCGAGTACTCAAGGACTTCCAGCCCGACGTCGTGCACGCCGCGTCGCCGTTCGGGCTCGGCGCCCGCGGGCTGGCCGCGGCGCGCAACCTGCGCATCCCGGCTGTCGCGATCTACCAGACCGACATGCCCAGCTATCTGAAGCAGCACGGTGGGCGCGCGGGCGGGATCGTCGAGAAGGCGTCATGGCGGTGGATCCGCCACCTGCACACGCTCGCCGACCTCACCTTGGTGCCGAGTTCGCAGACGCTGCAAGAGCTTTCGGACCACGGCGTCCCGCGGACGGCCCTGTGGAGCCGCGGTGTCGACACCGTGATGTTCGACCCCGACCGACGCCACGAGGCCGAGGTCAGTGACCTGCGCGACATGCTCGCGCCGCGCGGCGAGACGATCGTCGGCTACGTCGGGCGACTGGCACCTGAGAAGGAGGTGCACCGGCTCGCGGAGATCGCGGACCTGCCGGGAGTGAGCCTGTGCATCGTGGGCGACGGGCCGTCTCGCGCGTCGCTCGAACGACTGCTGCCACGAGCGAGCTTCCTCGGCTACCGGTCCGGGTTGCCGCTCGCGCACGCGTACGCCGCGCTCGACGTCTTCGCGCACACCGGCACCAAGGAGACCTTCGGGCAGACGCTCCAGGAGGCGATGGCTGCGGGACTGCCTGTCGTGGCTCCGGCCGCGGGCGGACCACTGGACATCGTGCGCCCGGGCGTCACCGGTCTGCTCTTCGACCCCGACCACGGCGGTGCACTTCGCCAGGCCGTTGGCGGGCTCGTCGCTGACGCCACCATGCGGGAGCGGATGGGCAGCGCGGGGCGGGCCAAGGTCGCCGACCGCTCATGGGCCGGCCTGGTCGATGAGCTGGTGGCCTACTACCAGTCGGTCATCGAGCCCAGCTGGTCCCCGCGTACGACCACCGCCGCCTGA
- a CDS encoding succinate dehydrogenase/fumarate reductase iron-sulfur subunit, with product MNLTLKIWRQDGPQVAGRLAEYQVSDISDDMSFLEMLDVLNEELITKGEEPIAFDSDCREGICGMCGLMISGHAHGPEVTTTCQLHMRSFKDGDTITVEPWRAEAFPVVRDLVVDRSSLDRIIQAGGFISVNTGAATEANNLPVSKPKADRAFDAATCIGCGACVAACPNASGMLFMGAKITHLSELPQGQAQRDARVVSMVNQHDHEGFGGCTNIGECSAACPKEIPLDVISTLNADFRKAKQA from the coding sequence ATGAACCTCACCCTCAAGATCTGGCGTCAGGACGGCCCGCAGGTCGCCGGCCGCCTGGCGGAGTACCAGGTCAGCGACATCTCCGATGACATGTCGTTCCTGGAGATGCTGGACGTCCTCAACGAGGAGCTCATCACCAAGGGTGAGGAGCCGATCGCGTTCGACAGCGACTGCCGCGAGGGCATCTGCGGCATGTGCGGTCTGATGATCAGTGGCCACGCCCACGGGCCGGAGGTCACCACGACCTGCCAGCTGCACATGCGCTCGTTCAAGGACGGCGACACCATCACGGTCGAGCCCTGGCGAGCCGAGGCGTTCCCGGTGGTGCGCGACCTGGTCGTGGACCGTTCGTCGCTCGACCGCATCATCCAGGCGGGCGGATTCATCTCGGTCAACACCGGCGCCGCGACCGAGGCCAACAACCTCCCGGTCTCCAAGCCGAAGGCCGACCGCGCCTTCGACGCCGCCACCTGCATCGGGTGTGGTGCCTGCGTGGCCGCCTGCCCCAACGCGTCCGGCATGCTGTTCATGGGTGCCAAGATCACCCACCTGTCCGAGCTGCCGCAGGGCCAAGCCCAGCGCGACGCGCGTGTGGTGTCGATGGTCAACCAGCACGATCACGAGGGCTTCGGCGGCTGCACCAACATCGGTGAGTGCTCGGCGGCCTGCCCTAAGGAGATCCCGCTCGACGTCATCTCCACTCTGAACGCCGACTTCCGTAAGGCCAAGCAGGCCTGA
- a CDS encoding mannose-1-phosphate guanylyltransferase, protein MSDSGDGEIEGFWAVVPAGGSGTRLWPLSRAGSPKFLYDLTGTGRSLLQGTVDRLAPLSGNRLMVVTGGMHAEAAREQLPQLGQDDLVVEPSPRDSMPAVGLAAAILERRDPEAVLGSFAADHVIRDDEGFRSCVRQAVAVARTGKLVTLGIEPTHASTGFGYIQVGQALTVEGAPDARGVKAFVEKPDGVTAQHYLESGEYRWNAGMFVVRATDLLDMLARYQPVMANYLRSIAANPLRLNELWPRLTKIAIDPAIAEPAAVDGRVAVVPGSFDWDDVGDYASLASLVVESAEAPGVKVLGDSDLVVMQDATGFIAPQSGRTVVALGLDNIVVVDTEDAVLVTTQERAQDVKKIVERLKLSGREYLT, encoded by the coding sequence ATGTCTGACTCGGGAGACGGCGAGATCGAGGGGTTCTGGGCGGTTGTCCCAGCTGGAGGTTCGGGTACGAGGCTGTGGCCGCTGTCGCGCGCCGGCTCACCGAAGTTCCTGTACGACCTCACGGGCACGGGGCGTTCGCTGCTCCAGGGCACGGTCGACCGCCTCGCGCCGCTGTCGGGCAACCGGCTCATGGTGGTGACCGGCGGGATGCATGCCGAGGCCGCGCGTGAGCAGCTCCCGCAGCTCGGCCAGGACGACCTCGTGGTCGAGCCGTCGCCGCGTGACTCGATGCCGGCGGTCGGGCTGGCCGCCGCGATCCTCGAGCGGCGTGATCCCGAAGCCGTGCTCGGGTCGTTCGCCGCCGACCACGTGATTCGCGACGACGAAGGCTTCCGCAGCTGCGTGCGTCAGGCGGTGGCCGTCGCAAGGACCGGCAAGCTCGTCACCTTGGGGATCGAACCCACCCACGCCTCAACGGGATTCGGCTACATCCAGGTGGGCCAGGCGCTGACCGTGGAGGGCGCGCCGGATGCGCGGGGTGTGAAGGCGTTCGTCGAGAAGCCCGACGGTGTGACCGCTCAGCACTACCTCGAGAGCGGCGAATACCGTTGGAACGCAGGCATGTTCGTGGTTCGTGCCACGGATCTGCTCGACATGCTCGCGCGCTACCAGCCCGTGATGGCCAACTACCTGCGCTCGATCGCGGCCAACCCGCTGCGACTCAACGAGCTGTGGCCGCGGCTGACCAAGATCGCGATCGACCCAGCCATCGCGGAGCCGGCGGCGGTCGACGGACGGGTGGCGGTCGTACCCGGCAGCTTCGACTGGGACGACGTCGGCGACTACGCCTCGCTGGCGTCGCTGGTCGTGGAGTCGGCGGAGGCACCGGGCGTCAAGGTGCTGGGTGACTCCGACCTGGTCGTGATGCAGGACGCCACGGGTTTCATTGCTCCTCAGTCGGGTCGGACGGTCGTCGCGCTCGGGCTCGACAACATCGTGGTCGTCGACACGGAGGACGCCGTACTCGTCACGACGCAGGAACGCGCCCAGGACGTCAAGAAGATCGTCGAGCGCCTCAAGCTCTCCGGCCGCGAGTACCTCACCTGA